In a genomic window of Ardenticatenales bacterium:
- a CDS encoding formylglycine-generating enzyme family protein produces the protein MTTGLKPETLNQIYTTLEKCPALSAHRRLRALFVDKRIAQWKSGIPETNNRIERVNLLVDWLLERENDQQQNALALFLLVVSDDRETSRRHSQTLRNAAQAVARELGLPPLSPLSTGLESTPAALSVPGNRGIGEESRQSDGNESEGARKLETTLPATKPIAETPPRSAPDHARQPARPTLARPLSRQIQDGWQAVGRRWRALPKAARWSPVGVAGITLFVWLMLALLPGPPSGTTTTPLGTPAAEVAAVETTTPTRTRTPTATVPPTLPPSATPTRQPSRTSTPRPTATPTPTLTPLPTLGVGSMMTSTVDGMVQVFVPAGPFIMGSNDGGSGEKPVHTVTLDAYWIDQTEVTNSMYASCVAAAACQPPGDSSSYTRSSYYGDVSYADYPVIYVSWEDAYAYCEWAERRLPTEAEWEKAARGTDARTYPWGEDVSCDQANYFSCVGDTTRVGSYATGASPYRALDMAGNVWEWVADWYDSRYYESSPNRNPPGPASGQYRVLRGGSWYSYDFLIRASYRFNYYPTNRDISVGFRCAQEYLSPP, from the coding sequence ATGACAACGGGCCTGAAACCGGAAACGCTGAACCAGATTTATACGACGCTAGAAAAATGCCCCGCCCTGAGTGCGCATCGACGGCTGCGGGCGCTGTTCGTGGACAAGCGTATTGCCCAATGGAAAAGCGGCATCCCGGAAACGAACAATCGCATTGAGCGCGTTAATCTGCTGGTAGACTGGTTACTGGAACGGGAGAACGACCAGCAACAAAACGCCTTAGCCCTGTTTCTATTAGTGGTGAGCGATGACCGCGAAACCTCTCGCAGACATAGCCAGACCCTGCGTAACGCGGCCCAGGCAGTCGCTCGTGAATTGGGTCTGCCTCCACTTTCCCCGCTCTCTACCGGACTAGAATCCACGCCCGCTGCGCTGTCAGTGCCAGGAAACAGGGGCATCGGGGAAGAATCGCGGCAGTCAGATGGCAATGAATCGGAAGGCGCGCGGAAGTTGGAAACGACCCTGCCAGCGACAAAACCTATTGCGGAGACGCCCCCACGGAGTGCGCCAGATCACGCCCGGCAACCGGCACGCCCCACGCTAGCGCGCCCCCTGAGCCGGCAAATTCAAGATGGATGGCAGGCCGTCGGGCGACGCTGGCGCGCCTTGCCAAAGGCGGCGCGTTGGTCGCCCGTGGGGGTAGCCGGGATCACTTTGTTTGTGTGGTTGATGCTTGCGCTGCTTCCCGGCCCGCCGTCCGGAACCACGACAACCCCTTTAGGGACGCCAGCAGCAGAAGTCGCCGCCGTGGAAACAACCACGCCCACGCGCACCAGGACGCCAACGGCAACCGTGCCCCCCACCCTGCCTCCATCAGCCACGCCCACGCGCCAACCGTCTCGGACGTCCACTCCCAGACCAACTGCCACGCCCACGCCAACGCTGACGCCGTTGCCTACTTTGGGCGTTGGTTCGATGATGACTTCGACGGTGGATGGGATGGTGCAGGTTTTTGTGCCGGCAGGCCCATTCATCATGGGCAGCAATGATGGCGGGAGCGGCGAGAAACCTGTACACACCGTCACCCTGGACGCCTACTGGATAGACCAGACGGAAGTAACCAACAGCATGTACGCCAGTTGCGTAGCTGCCGCTGCTTGCCAGCCGCCGGGAGACAGCAGCAGCTACACCCGCAGCAGCTATTATGGTGACGTCAGTTATGCTGACTACCCGGTGATTTACGTCAGTTGGGAAGATGCCTATGCCTACTGTGAATGGGCGGAACGCCGTCTGCCCACAGAAGCGGAATGGGAAAAGGCGGCGCGGGGCACGGATGCGCGGACTTATCCCTGGGGAGAAGACGTCAGTTGTGATCAGGCTAATTACTTTAGTTGCGTTGGCGACACCACGCGCGTGGGCAGTTATGCTACAGGGGCCAGTCCGTACAGGGCGCTGGATATGGCGGGCAATGTTTGGGAATGGGTGGCAGATTGGTATGATAGTCGTTATTATGAATCCAGTCCCAACCGGAATCCACCAGGGCCGGCCAGCGGCCAGTATCGGGTGCTTCGCGGCGGGTCGTGGTACTCCTACGACTTCCTCATCCGCGCCTCCTACCGCTTCAACTACTACCCCACGAACCGCGACATCAGTGTGGGGTTCCGGTGCGCCCAGGAGTATCTTTCTCCCCCCTAA
- a CDS encoding RNA-dependent DNA polymerase: MPKTYDNLLTRIASFSNLLVAYERARKGKQQTGDMHAFSFNLEDNLWWLHEELNNGSYRPGPYRSFHIYEPKRRKISAAPFRDRVVHHALCRVIQPLFERKFIYDSYANRVGKGTHAALDRADRFIKRFPYVLKADILKFFPSVDHAILLRTLNKTICCQPTLALCQQIVHSGKDVLSDEYPMQWFPGDTLLTPLEHAKGLPIGNLTSQFWANVLLNELDHFVKEHLQVQGYVRYVDDFLLFGQDKATLWQLHREIAHYLAGLRLTLHPRKCHVMPTDQGVPFLGFRLFPTHRRLLSESLRRARKRLRRQRQAMASGGLSPEAMRRSLASWIGHVQHGDTYHLRYLLLSKVSWQIGPPIDHPAASDDETIPYF, encoded by the coding sequence ATGCCGAAAACCTACGACAATCTTCTCACCAGAATTGCCTCCTTTAGCAACCTGTTGGTAGCCTATGAACGCGCCAGAAAAGGGAAACAGCAAACAGGCGATATGCACGCTTTCAGCTTCAATCTGGAAGACAATCTATGGTGGCTGCATGAAGAGCTAAATAACGGCAGCTACCGTCCCGGTCCGTATCGCAGCTTCCACATATACGAACCGAAACGGCGTAAAATCAGCGCCGCTCCGTTTCGGGACCGCGTCGTTCACCACGCCTTGTGCCGGGTTATCCAGCCTTTGTTCGAGCGTAAGTTCATTTATGACAGCTATGCTAACCGCGTGGGCAAAGGTACCCATGCCGCCCTGGACCGGGCAGACCGCTTTATCAAGCGTTTCCCCTACGTTCTGAAAGCAGATATTCTCAAATTCTTCCCCAGTGTAGACCACGCCATCTTACTGCGAACGTTGAACAAGACAATTTGCTGCCAGCCGACCTTGGCCTTATGCCAGCAAATCGTTCACAGCGGAAAAGACGTGCTGTCGGATGAATACCCGATGCAATGGTTCCCGGGTGACACGTTGCTCACTCCTCTGGAACATGCAAAAGGCCTGCCCATTGGCAACCTGACCAGCCAGTTTTGGGCCAACGTGTTGCTCAACGAGTTGGACCACTTCGTCAAAGAGCATCTGCAGGTACAAGGTTATGTGCGCTACGTGGATGATTTTTTGCTCTTTGGCCAGGATAAGGCCACCTTGTGGCAATTGCACCGGGAGATTGCTCATTATCTGGCGGGGCTGCGGCTGACGCTGCATCCGCGCAAATGCCACGTTATGCCTACGGACCAGGGCGTGCCCTTTCTCGGTTTTCGGCTGTTCCCCACGCACCGCCGACTGTTAAGCGAGAGCCTGCGGCGAGCAAGAAAGCGGCTGCGCCGACAGCGACAAGCTATGGCCAGCGGTGGACTATCCCCTGAAGCGATGCGACGTTCGCTGGCCAGTTGGATCGGCCACGTGCAGCATGGAGATACTTACCATTTGCGTTATCTGCTTTTGAGCAAAGTGTCCTGGCAAATTGGCCCACCCATTGACCACCCTGCTGCTTCTGATGATGAAACAATCCCCT